The following are from one region of the Methanospirillum hungatei genome:
- a CDS encoding efflux RND transporter permease subunit, with translation MINPFYWLAKQITEHPVRVAWIAVIIFLIALYGTTLITMQTGNDAYLDKNTPRGALLNHYIDTYGSDAIMVIIESDDVTNVDTLWYIDRLINHIQNQQSVDQTSGIVSLLKQGNGGVLPRSSAEITQLLRRSPPELIQRNLPSNMMTLSIITLTPGLSDEKQKQVLNNIQTIVKRSNPPPGVSVTLSGEQAFDEEMGREMGSSMGSLIIAAMILMIIAVLALFSHVRYALLPVAIVASGLILTFGLMGLTGTQISMVVIGAFPVLIGIGIDYAIQMHSRLDEEIYKSSLTKAVTTTITKTSPSVLIAMLATSTGFIAMIFGPIPMVGDFGITCTFGVMSCYLAALIIVPVFAMLVHYRGKRQDMRMNENSDSHLMVDGPTSSDLKQKSSLIDRYDRMLGRIAFKISKRPVPILIFVFIIAAAGFTLDNEVPISADQKTFVPSDMPALLDMNKVTRTMGSTTTVPIILSGDNALQPLIFNWIHDFGAYVVEKNSKITGVTSIATLVLDYNNQTLPRTPSEISSIIESIPEEYKNRYLNGKNEAVLEFTTIDMELSQARDLIKVIRKDMEWYPSPPGLTVRVTGSLEMFSALMDDIARSKSLMTVLGFVFIFGFLLLVYRRIYAALPLIPIIVIVGWNGAIMYLSGLDYTPLTAVLGSMTIGVASEYTILIMERCEEELSRGLTLHDAIAVSVQKIGTAITVSGLTTVFGFAALMLSEFNIVANFGITTVITVGFSLAGAILIMPAVISLAYQNRDYGEYIFQHG, from the coding sequence ATGATCAATCCCTTTTACTGGTTGGCTAAACAGATTACTGAACATCCTGTCCGTGTGGCCTGGATTGCTGTCATTATTTTTTTAATTGCTCTGTATGGAACCACATTAATTACCATGCAGACAGGTAATGATGCCTATTTAGACAAAAATACCCCTCGTGGGGCATTATTAAACCATTATATTGACACATATGGTTCAGATGCAATAATGGTCATCATAGAGTCTGATGATGTAACCAATGTGGATACACTATGGTATATTGATAGACTTATAAATCACATCCAAAACCAACAGTCTGTTGATCAGACATCAGGGATTGTTTCACTCTTGAAACAGGGAAATGGAGGGGTATTACCACGTTCATCAGCAGAAATTACCCAATTACTCAGAAGATCTCCACCAGAACTGATTCAGCGGAACCTGCCTTCAAATATGATGACCCTGAGTATCATTACTCTCACCCCTGGACTCTCCGATGAAAAGCAGAAACAGGTTCTCAATAATATTCAGACCATAGTAAAGAGATCAAATCCTCCACCCGGGGTGTCTGTGACTTTATCCGGAGAACAGGCATTTGATGAGGAGATGGGCAGGGAAATGGGATCTTCAATGGGATCTCTGATAATAGCTGCCATGATTCTCATGATCATAGCAGTACTCGCTCTTTTTTCTCATGTGCGATATGCACTCCTCCCTGTGGCAATTGTTGCCAGTGGATTGATACTGACTTTCGGTCTTATGGGACTGACCGGAACTCAAATCAGTATGGTCGTAATAGGAGCATTTCCTGTTTTGATTGGGATAGGGATAGATTATGCGATTCAAATGCATTCGCGACTGGATGAAGAGATCTATAAATCCTCCCTCACAAAAGCCGTTACAACAACCATTACAAAAACCAGTCCATCTGTGCTAATTGCTATGCTTGCGACATCTACCGGATTTATCGCGATGATTTTTGGACCTATTCCAATGGTTGGGGATTTTGGGATAACCTGTACATTCGGAGTAATGTCCTGTTACCTTGCTGCCCTCATAATTGTCCCGGTCTTTGCAATGCTTGTACATTACCGGGGAAAAAGACAGGATATGAGGATGAATGAGAATAGCGATTCTCATCTTATGGTTGATGGGCCCACTTCTTCAGATTTGAAACAAAAATCTTCTCTGATAGACAGGTACGATCGGATGCTCGGGCGAATTGCATTTAAAATTTCTAAACGCCCTGTTCCAATTTTGATTTTCGTCTTTATTATTGCAGCAGCGGGTTTCACACTCGACAATGAAGTTCCCATCAGTGCTGATCAAAAAACTTTTGTTCCCTCTGATATGCCGGCTTTACTTGATATGAATAAAGTAACCAGAACAATGGGATCAACAACTACAGTCCCTATTATTCTTTCTGGAGATAATGCTCTCCAGCCATTAATTTTTAATTGGATTCATGATTTTGGAGCATATGTAGTTGAGAAAAATAGTAAAATTACTGGCGTTACAAGTATTGCCACCCTTGTCCTTGATTACAATAATCAGACCCTGCCTCGGACTCCTTCTGAAATTTCCAGCATCATTGAATCCATTCCTGAGGAATATAAAAATAGATATTTGAATGGGAAAAATGAAGCAGTCCTTGAATTTACTACAATCGATATGGAGCTTTCTCAGGCGAGAGATCTAATCAAGGTCATACGAAAAGACATGGAATGGTATCCTTCTCCTCCGGGGCTTACGGTCAGGGTTACCGGATCACTTGAAATGTTTAGTGCCCTGATGGATGATATAGCCCGATCCAAATCACTTATGACAGTACTTGGTTTTGTTTTTATTTTTGGATTTTTATTGCTCGTTTATCGTCGGATATATGCTGCATTACCACTTATCCCAATTATAGTCATCGTTGGATGGAATGGTGCGATCATGTACCTCTCTGGTCTTGATTACACCCCGCTTACGGCAGTTCTCGGTTCGATGACCATAGGAGTTGCATCAGAATACACAATTCTCATTATGGAACGATGCGAGGAGGAGTTATCACGTGGTCTTACCCTCCATGATGCAATAGCAGTCAGCGTTCAAAAGATAGGAACTGCAATTACTGTATCTGGGCTTACTACAGTATTCGGATTTGCAGCACTTATGTTGTCTGAGTTTAACATTGTTGCAAACTTTGGGATTACCACTGTTATTACAGTTGGTTTTTCCCTCGCAGGTGCAATACTTATTATGCCAGCAGTTATCTCTCTTGCTTACCAGAATCGGGATTATGGTGAGTATATTTTTCAACATGGATGA
- a CDS encoding PAS domain S-box protein translates to MMISVLYVDDESDFLFLVKKFLENEPDLSVDTTSTAQEALAKLDTKSYDVIVSDYQMPGMDGIQFLQKVRTLYGSIPFILFTGKGREEVVITALNSGADFYLQKGGEVVSQFTELAHKIRQAVERKRAEDRLIESDRRFRKTLQTMKLIAFQLDNDGKVLFCNDHLLNLTGWNREELMGQDFFAIAVPEKLRKVKKELFQDAMQKGTISQHEEMKLLLRNGDIRDIDVMNTDLRDEHGALIGYMCIGDDVTERKFARKELAAWRNRYKIVTTSIGLVVYDYDMAHDRIIMSENAESVFGYCYNEISQGFDQWISLVHPDDRKDALEAFHAVKATSGGGNVRYRFRHKDGHYIWIEDRVSVPDLRDPTRLMGIMADITEKQEAEEALRFSESKLKSANEKLSLLSSITRHDITNSLSAMQGFLSLMEDCECHELPNFMNKLELIIDSIQAQINFSREYEQVGVKEPKWFKVQQLLAVTPSENIRLVSQINPDLEIFADYMVPKVFYNLLLNAQNHGKHVTFIEVSSHEEYGNLVIVWQDNGIGVPLSEKELIFSYGYGKNTGFGLYLITEILKITGISIRENGEEGKGARFEIKVPAGGFRFCSQACQTSQ, encoded by the coding sequence ATGATGATCTCTGTCCTCTACGTAGATGACGAGTCAGATTTTTTATTCCTGGTAAAAAAATTTTTAGAAAATGAGCCCGATTTGTCAGTGGATACAACATCGACAGCCCAGGAAGCTTTGGCGAAGCTTGACACGAAATCATATGATGTAATCGTTTCAGATTACCAGATGCCAGGAATGGATGGCATCCAATTTCTTCAAAAGGTAAGAACACTGTATGGCTCTATCCCTTTTATCCTTTTTACAGGGAAAGGACGTGAAGAAGTTGTCATTACCGCATTAAATTCAGGTGCTGATTTTTACCTCCAGAAAGGTGGCGAGGTTGTATCACAGTTTACAGAACTGGCTCATAAAATTCGTCAGGCAGTAGAACGAAAACGGGCTGAAGATCGTCTCATTGAGAGTGATCGAAGATTTAGAAAGACTCTTCAGACGATGAAACTGATTGCTTTCCAGCTTGATAATGACGGGAAGGTTCTGTTTTGCAATGATCACCTCCTTAACCTGACCGGATGGAATAGAGAAGAATTGATGGGGCAGGATTTTTTTGCGATAGCTGTACCTGAAAAACTGAGAAAAGTAAAGAAAGAACTCTTTCAGGATGCGATGCAAAAAGGAACAATCTCGCAACATGAAGAGATGAAACTTCTTCTTCGAAACGGAGATATCCGGGATATTGATGTTATGAATACTGATCTCCGGGATGAACATGGGGCTCTTATCGGCTACATGTGTATCGGAGATGATGTTACAGAACGTAAGTTTGCACGAAAAGAGTTAGCGGCCTGGCGTAATCGATATAAAATTGTCACAACCTCGATCGGACTTGTTGTGTATGATTATGATATGGCCCATGATCGAATCATTATGAGTGAAAATGCTGAATCGGTCTTTGGTTATTGTTATAATGAGATCAGTCAGGGATTTGATCAGTGGATCTCGCTTGTCCATCCGGATGACAGGAAAGATGCTCTCGAAGCTTTTCATGCGGTCAAGGCAACATCCGGTGGAGGAAATGTCAGGTATCGATTCAGACATAAAGATGGGCATTATATCTGGATTGAAGATCGTGTATCGGTTCCAGATCTTCGTGACCCTACCAGGCTCATGGGTATCATGGCAGATATCACTGAAAAACAGGAGGCTGAAGAGGCACTCCGTTTTAGTGAATCAAAACTTAAATCTGCAAATGAGAAACTGAGTCTTTTAAGCTCAATAACACGGCACGATATTACCAATTCGCTCAGTGCAATGCAGGGTTTTCTCTCACTCATGGAAGATTGTGAATGTCATGAATTACCCAACTTTATGAACAAGTTGGAATTAATAATTGACTCAATCCAGGCCCAGATAAATTTCTCACGTGAGTATGAACAGGTAGGAGTAAAAGAGCCGAAATGGTTTAAAGTGCAACAACTCCTGGCAGTTACTCCTTCGGAAAATATCCGTCTTGTGTCGCAAATTAATCCAGATCTTGAGATATTTGCTGATTACATGGTCCCAAAAGTGTTCTATAATCTTTTATTGAATGCTCAAAATCATGGAAAGCATGTAACTTTCATAGAAGTCTCCTCGCATGAGGAGTATGGTAATCTGGTTATAGTCTGGCAGGATAATGGAATAGGTGTCCCCTTGAGTGAAAAAGAATTGATTTTTTCATACGGATATGGGAAAAATACCGGATTTGGATTATATCTTATCACAGAAATATTAAAAATAACTGGTATATCCATTCGGGAAAATGGTGAAGAAGGGAAAGGAGCTAGATTTGAAATAAAGGTTCCTGCAGGAGGATTTCGGTTCTGTTCACAAGCATGTCAAACGAGTCAATAA
- a CDS encoding ComEC/Rec2 family competence protein: MVKCHNPYLFVVIFLILLSSFAYGEETKIHVIDVGTGDAVLIENNDSYILIDAGPERNTTASYLVGHNITDISLLLVSGISSEKTGGILEVMNRTKVHEYRDYGKSDLPYYNRITSHIRNESIPHTPLLSGEVIPFGNEGTIEVIPEIIQDATQTRDAIIKITVGKISTLLLSQNPNPQINITDPIQIIRVADHGSRDGYNARFIQSIQPEVAIISVGRETEGPNKATTMGLEAFGAEIYRTDIKGTILITTDGEKYIMGSSRSSPGGSISLVSVIETRPPG; this comes from the coding sequence ATGGTAAAATGTCATAATCCATATCTTTTCGTGGTAATTTTCCTCATATTATTAAGTTCATTTGCGTATGGGGAGGAGACGAAAATTCATGTCATTGATGTCGGAACAGGAGATGCGGTTCTCATCGAAAACAATGATTCATATATTCTCATCGATGCCGGACCTGAAAGAAACACAACGGCATCATATCTAGTAGGACATAATATTACAGATATCAGTCTCTTATTAGTGTCAGGTATCTCCAGTGAAAAGACCGGTGGAATCCTTGAGGTCATGAACAGAACGAAGGTCCATGAATATAGGGATTATGGAAAATCAGATCTCCCATACTATAACCGGATAACTTCTCATATCAGAAATGAATCCATTCCACATACTCCTCTTCTTTCAGGAGAGGTTATTCCATTTGGGAACGAAGGAACAATTGAAGTCATTCCTGAAATCATTCAAGACGCAACTCAGACAAGAGATGCAATTATTAAAATTACCGTTGGAAAAATCTCTACCCTGCTCTTATCCCAAAATCCAAATCCTCAGATCAATATAACTGATCCAATTCAGATAATCCGGGTTGCAGACCATGGATCTCGGGATGGATACAATGCACGATTCATACAATCAATACAACCAGAAGTGGCTATTATTAGTGTAGGAAGAGAAACCGAAGGACCAAACAAAGCAACAACAATGGGGCTTGAAGCATTTGGAGCAGAAATTTACCGAACAGATATAAAAGGAACCATTCTAATTACGACCGATGGTGAGAAATATATCATGGGTTCATCACGATCATCACCCGGTGGTTCAATATCACTCGTCAGTGTCATAGAGACAAGACCTCCCGGATGA
- a CDS encoding response regulator transcription factor — MTTILMVDDNPADIDEMNAILTNAGYSTLIQPDGVHILEFLHSHLPDIIMLDLVMPKMNGIEILRELKREFPEIPVIMCSAAGLEQVVTLAMRVGAAGYVVKPYQKEELLESIKKITT, encoded by the coding sequence ATGACTACTATTCTAATGGTCGATGATAATCCTGCAGATATTGATGAAATGAATGCTATTCTGACCAATGCGGGGTATTCTACCCTAATACAACCAGACGGAGTACATATACTTGAATTTTTACATTCACATCTCCCAGACATTATCATGTTAGACCTAGTCATGCCAAAGATGAATGGTATTGAAATTTTACGTGAATTAAAACGTGAATTTCCAGAGATTCCTGTTATTATGTGTTCTGCTGCCGGGCTTGAACAAGTTGTGACATTAGCTATGAGAGTTGGTGCAGCAGGTTATGTAGTTAAACCATACCAAAAAGAAGAATTACTTGAAAGCATTAAAAAAATCACCACTTAA
- a CDS encoding ABC-ATPase domain-containing protein: METWTSHLTDICSTITSSGYHIPHNIRLGTDAFMVPSPDGQDLIFTFPLLMKSNLSEEIPLPLSSSAGAVHAIIEYCKRSALKNKDLEPLCGKKSSNMSRYSVNVEPCTIASSQSSIASNLWRPDEQNYLLSNSIRLSVRGAIPFAPLTTINIKVIRDILETYVDELVKIVNKTPVRQLTQGWETVQDQQCLRSYLDKNGYICFIGDGTRPARTYTKHRSWHRVAGPKDGVHIPFYCPIESSPIEITLEGSQKTITGLGIKRGEILAITGSNAEGKSTLLSAIQAGEDDHAPGDGREYLVTIPGGVAPDATNIELLGGDLRPFFKKIPPGMTGTPDSVFGQGSGSASMASRISDAIRKQVPYIIIDEDRAAQNLMVPCYMSSPDVQSLATLLADHRDWLHETSLIIAGSGLELLIAQADRIIRLEKHRVYAQSVTGYREGLRDFFDTLSKFIP; the protein is encoded by the coding sequence ATGGAGACATGGACATCACACCTCACAGATATTTGTTCGACCATCACATCATCGGGCTATCATATTCCTCATAATATTCGTCTTGGAACCGATGCATTCATGGTTCCTTCCCCAGACGGGCAGGATCTTATCTTCACATTTCCACTTCTCATGAAATCGAATTTATCTGAGGAAATCCCTTTACCACTTTCATCGTCAGCAGGTGCAGTTCATGCGATTATTGAGTATTGTAAACGATCAGCTCTGAAAAATAAAGATCTTGAACCATTATGTGGAAAAAAATCCTCAAATATGTCAAGATATTCAGTGAATGTTGAACCATGTACGATTGCATCTTCTCAATCAAGTATTGCATCAAACCTCTGGCGGCCTGATGAACAAAATTATCTTTTGTCAAACAGTATCCGATTGAGTGTTCGTGGGGCGATTCCGTTTGCTCCTCTAACAACCATCAATATAAAAGTAATTCGGGATATCCTGGAAACATATGTCGATGAATTAGTAAAAATTGTCAATAAAACTCCTGTCCGTCAGCTGACACAAGGATGGGAAACGGTACAGGATCAACAATGTCTCCGCTCTTATCTGGATAAAAATGGATATATTTGTTTTATTGGCGATGGAACCAGACCGGCCCGCACCTATACCAAACACAGGAGTTGGCACCGGGTCGCTGGTCCTAAGGACGGAGTCCATATTCCATTTTATTGTCCGATTGAATCGTCTCCAATTGAGATTACCCTTGAGGGCTCTCAAAAGACAATTACTGGTCTCGGCATAAAAAGGGGGGAGATTCTGGCAATTACCGGATCAAATGCTGAAGGAAAATCAACCCTGCTTTCAGCAATTCAGGCAGGAGAGGATGACCATGCACCTGGAGACGGAAGAGAATACCTTGTTACTATTCCTGGAGGAGTTGCTCCTGATGCAACAAATATTGAATTATTGGGAGGTGATCTTCGTCCATTTTTTAAAAAAATCCCTCCGGGGATGACCGGAACTCCGGATTCAGTATTTGGGCAGGGAAGCGGGTCGGCATCTATGGCATCCAGAATTTCAGATGCAATCAGGAAACAGGTGCCATATATTATCATTGACGAGGACCGGGCAGCACAAAACCTGATGGTTCCCTGTTACATGAGTTCTCCGGATGTACAATCTCTGGCTACCTTGCTTGCAGATCACCGTGACTGGCTTCATGAAACATCACTCATTATCGCAGGGTCTGGATTGGAACTGCTCATTGCACAGGCAGACCGGATAATCCGGCTTGAAAAACACCGGGTTTATGCCCAGTCAGTCACAGGCTATCGGGAAGGCCTTCGGGATTTTTTTGATACTCTCTCAAAATTCATTCCCTGA
- a CDS encoding beta-propeller domain-containing protein has protein sequence MIPQAPVRSLLLTVIIIVVCAGLYQVSGTDTPISGMLEITTDEDLKEYLKNVTPEYRYGYTNEMYYDIAIPMAEMAPSPVSMVAKEAASPTAIATGSSDKGASDFSTTNIQVAGVDEADFVKNDGKYIYIESGETLTIVDAFPPEQGKIVTELPVEGSVSELFLAGDHLVVFSDTNDEHWYKPKGSAVPIPDYSRKTEAVIYDISDRKSPKEVRTISAPGSYENARMIGDYVYFITEETPDYSNPRMPIIYDGTEPVEISSIWCPPYPKKEYQMHTLTSFPVIGSGQPQAESFLLGYSNTLYVSPQNVYIAYEKQLPWYGWGMIEEKSERAKEPEQESVIHRFAIKDGEIAYKTTGTVPGYLLNQFSLDENRGNLRVATTVSDWSSDENQYSNVYVFDPDLKIIGRLEHLAPEEKIYSARFMGDLLYLVTFKQTDPLFVIDLSNPYQPGLLGELKIPGYSDYLHPYDETHLIGIGKDTMENEWGGIIPTGVKIALFDVSNVNNPQLVESIVIGEKGSDSAVLSDHRAFLLDKERDIMAIPIREVVHIPVQGSKYEGSHTEETWQGTYVFGINPDTGFTEKGRIKQGTGTSGDEWWYGSTVLRSLFMDDVLYTISRDRIVGSNLKDLTQRLMDIGIKHDDRPTYYY, from the coding sequence ATGATACCACAAGCACCAGTGCGATCCCTGCTTCTTACCGTGATCATTATTGTGGTATGTGCAGGGCTTTACCAGGTGTCCGGAACAGATACACCCATATCCGGAATGCTGGAGATAACAACGGACGAGGATTTGAAAGAGTACCTGAAGAATGTTACTCCGGAATACCGGTACGGCTATACAAACGAGATGTATTATGATATAGCCATACCAATGGCGGAGATGGCACCTTCACCTGTGTCGATGGTTGCAAAGGAAGCGGCATCACCGACTGCCATCGCTACAGGTTCATCTGATAAAGGAGCAAGTGATTTTTCAACGACCAATATTCAGGTTGCTGGAGTTGATGAAGCGGATTTTGTAAAGAACGATGGAAAATATATCTATATTGAGAGTGGAGAGACGCTCACCATCGTAGATGCATTCCCCCCGGAGCAGGGAAAGATTGTGACTGAACTACCAGTTGAAGGATCAGTTTCAGAACTCTTCCTGGCAGGGGATCATCTTGTCGTCTTTTCTGACACAAACGACGAACATTGGTACAAACCAAAAGGATCAGCAGTTCCCATCCCTGACTATTCAAGAAAGACGGAGGCTGTGATATATGATATCTCCGACCGGAAGAGTCCGAAAGAAGTCAGAACCATCTCTGCTCCTGGTTCATATGAAAATGCACGAATGATCGGCGATTATGTGTATTTCATCACTGAGGAGACACCTGATTACTCCAATCCCCGCATGCCCATTATCTATGATGGTACTGAACCGGTTGAGATATCATCAATCTGGTGTCCCCCCTATCCGAAAAAAGAATACCAGATGCACACTCTGACATCATTCCCGGTCATCGGGTCCGGACAGCCCCAGGCTGAATCCTTCCTGCTTGGGTATTCAAACACCCTCTATGTATCCCCACAGAATGTATATATCGCCTATGAAAAACAGCTCCCCTGGTATGGTTGGGGAATGATTGAAGAAAAATCAGAAAGGGCAAAAGAACCAGAGCAGGAGTCAGTCATTCACCGGTTTGCGATTAAAGATGGTGAAATTGCATACAAAACAACGGGAACAGTTCCGGGATATCTCTTAAACCAGTTCTCCCTGGATGAAAACCGGGGAAATCTCCGGGTTGCAACCACTGTATCCGACTGGTCATCTGATGAAAACCAGTACAGCAATGTCTATGTCTTTGATCCTGACCTGAAGATAATCGGAAGATTAGAACATCTAGCCCCGGAGGAGAAGATTTACTCTGCACGATTCATGGGTGATCTCCTCTACCTGGTTACCTTCAAGCAGACTGATCCGCTTTTTGTGATTGATCTCTCCAATCCCTACCAGCCAGGTTTACTTGGAGAACTCAAAATCCCCGGATATTCAGATTACCTCCATCCCTATGATGAGACACATCTGATCGGCATCGGAAAAGACACCATGGAGAATGAATGGGGGGGAATTATCCCAACCGGTGTAAAGATTGCCCTCTTTGATGTAAGTAATGTCAATAATCCACAGCTGGTTGAGAGTATTGTTATTGGAGAGAAGGGATCTGACTCAGCCGTCCTTTCAGACCACCGGGCATTCCTGCTTGATAAGGAGAGGGATATCATGGCAATACCTATCAGGGAGGTTGTTCACATACCAGTCCAGGGTAGCAAGTATGAAGGATCCCACACCGAAGAGACCTGGCAGGGGACCTATGTATTCGGAATTAACCCGGATACCGGATTTACTGAAAAGGGCAGGATAAAACAGGGGACCGGAACCTCGGGTGACGAATGGTGGTATGGGTCAACGGTCCTTCGGTCTCTCTTCATGGATGATGTCCTGTATACCATATCCCGGGATCGGATCGTCGGGTCAAACCTGAAAGATCTGACACAGCGCCTCATGGATATCGGAATCAAACATGATGACCGACCGACGTATTATTATTAA
- a CDS encoding 4Fe-4S dicluster domain-containing protein, with protein sequence MNFLSPHTIPLETPYHARGVPQITGRACTHCFLCQMICPAPGAIEVKKTGRPAVWNPHIHPGHCIRCGLCVEICPEVVLESGRIFQKAIKSETWAEFSFHIQINPKTCIGCGNCAVACPINRQIDPVLSSKGTVTTKNVILAVEEGISQVFHEEICTGCSTCEEQCPTRSIQVSRVLMMNQGYIYEEEIEDTE encoded by the coding sequence ATGAATTTTCTCAGTCCACACACTATCCCTCTTGAGACTCCCTACCATGCACGGGGAGTACCTCAAATCACCGGAAGAGCATGTACACACTGTTTTCTTTGTCAGATGATCTGTCCGGCTCCTGGTGCCATAGAAGTGAAAAAAACAGGCAGGCCAGCGGTATGGAATCCGCATATTCATCCAGGCCATTGTATCCGGTGTGGACTATGTGTAGAAATATGTCCGGAAGTGGTCCTGGAATCAGGCAGAATATTCCAGAAAGCAATAAAATCGGAGACATGGGCAGAATTTTCGTTTCACATCCAGATAAATCCTAAAACCTGCATCGGATGTGGTAATTGTGCGGTTGCATGCCCGATAAACCGGCAAATAGATCCTGTTCTCTCCTCGAAAGGGACTGTTACAACCAAAAATGTGATTCTTGCGGTAGAAGAAGGTATTTCGCAGGTATTCCATGAAGAGATATGTACTGGCTGCTCTACCTGTGAAGAACAATGCCCCACCAGATCAATACAGGTTAGCCGGGTACTGATGATGAACCAGGGATATATCTATGAAGAGGAGATTGAAGATACTGAATAA
- a CDS encoding 4Fe-4S dicluster domain-containing protein translates to MRKVPLYEKGGIINEYGGEFCTIRLRIPAGLITVDQMEGVVHIARKFNTQVHLTTRQTIELVHVLPASLDLIAADLEANGTPVGAEKAEIVNITACPGTDRCRFAMMDSISLARTLDERFFGKEMPVKFRIAVSSCPNSCVSERLNEIGITGVVRPYRIPGTCTGCGTCVQYCREKAIAIKNGQIKLDDDLCVHCGMCIQSCPFHIIKADPAAYHITIGGKRGRHPRVGYHVVTVKTPETVIKVVELVVKWVYRKAWSDSLLPDQLDILDFESFKKELVAGLDEDEMVTGY, encoded by the coding sequence ATGAGAAAAGTCCCCCTCTATGAGAAAGGTGGTATTATTAATGAATATGGAGGAGAATTCTGCACTATCAGACTTCGAATCCCCGCTGGCCTGATAACAGTTGACCAGATGGAGGGTGTTGTCCATATTGCCCGAAAATTCAATACCCAGGTTCATCTGACCACCAGACAGACTATAGAACTGGTTCATGTGCTCCCTGCAAGCCTTGATCTCATTGCTGCGGATCTTGAAGCAAACGGTACTCCTGTGGGTGCAGAAAAAGCAGAAATTGTCAATATTACTGCCTGTCCTGGAACTGACCGGTGTCGGTTTGCCATGATGGACTCCATTTCCCTTGCACGGACTCTTGATGAGAGGTTTTTCGGGAAGGAGATGCCGGTAAAATTCAGAATTGCAGTTTCATCATGTCCGAACTCATGTGTGAGTGAGCGTCTGAATGAAATTGGAATCACTGGAGTCGTCCGGCCGTACCGGATTCCGGGGACATGTACCGGTTGCGGAACCTGTGTTCAGTACTGCAGGGAGAAGGCGATAGCAATCAAAAATGGACAGATAAAACTGGACGATGATCTCTGTGTCCACTGTGGGATGTGTATTCAGTCATGTCCGTTCCATATTATCAAAGCTGATCCGGCCGCATATCATATCACTATTGGAGGGAAACGGGGTCGCCATCCTCGTGTCGGGTACCATGTCGTCACCGTGAAAACGCCCGAAACAGTTATTAAAGTCGTTGAACTTGTTGTGAAATGGGTATATCGGAAAGCATGGAGTGACTCTCTTCTTCCAGATCAACTGGATATACTGGATTTTGAATCGTTTAAAAAGGAATTGGTTGCCGGTCTTGATGAAGATGAGATGGTAACCGGGTATTGA